Below is a genomic region from Verrucomicrobiota bacterium JB022.
CGCAACGGCGTGATCCATGTGATCGACACCGTGCTGATCCCGGATCTGGCCGATTAATCTCTTTTTAGAGCGACAGAAAGCACATGTAAGCACACGACAGAGTTAGTTACAGGAGAAGCGACCTGGCCCGCCCCCTTTCGCACGGGGGCGGGCGTTTTCATGAGGTGACCATATGGAGTTGCCTGCCAGCCACTTTCCGCTAAGATGAATCCTACGATGATGACGTTTGACACTATCCTCGGCACGCTCAGTCGCCCTCTTGCCATCGAAGTCTGGGTGATTGCTGCCGCCGCATTGCTGAGCTGGGCCGTCGCCCGGCTACTGATTCGCAAGCGGCAGGAGGGGTTGAGCGAGCGGGCGGCCGAGCTGGTGGCGTCGTGGGGCGTGCCGCTGGTGGTGACCTTCGGCACGGCGGTGGCGGGCGCGTTTCTGGCGATTTTCGGCCATGCGAGCGACCTCGTGTGGCGTTTTTCCATTCTCGTGCTGCTTTGGGTGCTCGTGGGCTTGGTCGGCCGGCGCATTCCCGACCTGCACCTCTCGCGTGCCGCACGGCTGGTGGCCTACCTCATCACGGCGGAGCTGCTGTTGCCCCCCGTCAGCCTGATCAAGGACCAGCTGGAGGGGATGCACTTCGCGATGGGCACCCTCTACATCAATATGCTGGGCGTGCTCAACGGCATTGTGGTGCTCCTCGTGGCCCTGTGGGTCGGGTTCGGCCTGGGCAACCTGCTGGAAAAGCGTCTGGACACCTTCGATCTCAGTCCCTCCGTCAAGGTCCTGAGCGGCAAGCTGATCCGTATCGCGCTGATCGCCGTGGCCGCCCTGGCCGCGACCGATGCGATGGGCGTGGACGTGACGGTGCTGACCTTCCTCGGCGGTGGTCTCGGCTTGGGTCTCGGCCTCGGTTTGCAGAAGGTGGTCAGCAACCTCTTCAGCGGCTTCGTGCTGCTGGCGGACAAGTCGATCAAGCCGGGCGACGTGATCGAGATCGACGGCACCTACGGCTGGATCAACAACCTCAAGGGGCGCTACGTCTCGATCATCACACGCGACGGCAAGGAGCACCTGATCCCCAACGAAGACCTCATCACCCAGCGCGTGATCAACTGGTCTTACTCCGCCAGCGATGTGCGCGTGCGCCTGCCCCTGGGCGTCAGCTACAACAGCGATGTGCACCTGGTGCGTGATTTGGTGCTGCGCGCGGCCAAGGAAACCCCGCGCGTGTTGCAAGACCCGCCCCCGAATTGCCTGATGGTGGGCTATGGCGACAGCTCGGTCGACTTCGAGCTACGTTTCTGGATCAACGACCCCTCCAACGGCGTCAGCAACGTCAGAAGCCAGCTTTATTTCAAGATCTGGGACCTCTTCAAGGAACACGATATTGAGATCCCCTTCCCACAGCAGGACGTGCATTTCCGCTCCCCGGAAAGCATTCGCGTACGCCTCGTGGAAGACGATGCGAAGCCGCCGCGCGAGGAGGATTGACCGAGCGTGGAACAGGGGAGCGACTGGTTTACCTAATAGCGCACCTTACACAGCCCAACCTTCTCAGAAACGATCCGCTGTTTCTCATGGGCAGTAGCGGAAAAGGTGGTATGATGGCGGCAACCCTTGTCGGGCGGTATACAGACGCCTGCCCGACACAACCGTTACCCTCCCTACCCCTCATGAAGCTGCGTTTACCCTTTGCCGGGGCATTGCTGGCGCTCGCCTGCCTGTTGCCCGCTGCCCAAGCCCAGAAATTCGAAGGTCTCGCCCAGACCCCGCCGATGGGCTGGAACTCCTGGAATACCTTCGAGACCCATATCGACGAGGAGCTCGTCAAGGATGTCGCGCAGGCGATGATCGACAGCGGGATGCGCGATGCGGGTTACAACTACATCGTGCTCGACGACGGCTGGATGGCGATGGAGCGCGACGAAGAGGGAAACCTCGTCGCCGATCCCAACAAGTTCCCCAGCGGCATGAAGGCCTTGGGCGACTACCTGCACGAGCACGGCTTCAAATTTGGCCTCTACAACTGCGCCGGCAGCAAGACTTGCGCAGGCTACCCCGGCAGCCAGGGCCACGAGTTTCAGGATGCACGCAACTATGCCTCGTGGGGCGTCGATTACCTGAAATACGACTGGTGCTTCACCGAGGGGCGCGACGCGAAGGAGGCCTACACCACGATGAGCCGTGCGCTGAAAAAAGCGGGGCGGCCCGTGGTCTTCAGCCTCTGCGAATGGGGCCAGAACCAGCCGTGGAAGTGGGCCAAGGGCGTCGGCCACCTCTGGCGCACCTCCGGCGACATTATCGACTGCTACGACTGTGTCGAACGCTGGTCGCACGGCTGGAAAGTGATCCTCGACATACAGATGGACCGCGAGGAAGGCCATGAAGGCCTCGAAAAATACGCAGGCCCCGGCCATTGGAACGACCCCGATATGCTGGAGGTGGGCAACCCGGGCCTGACGGTTGCCGAATCGCGCGCGCACTTCAGCCTCTGGTGCATGATCGCCGCCCCGTTGATCGCGGGCAACGACGTGCGCAACATGTCGGAGCCGATCCGCCAGATCCTGACCAACCGCGAGGCCATTGCGATCGATCAGGACAAGGCGGGCAAGCAGGGCTGGCGCTTCTCCCAGGATGGCGAGCGCGAGATCTGGGTGCGCGAACTCTCGGAGGGCGACTGGGCCGTCTGCGTGCTCAACGCCAGCGACGACCGGCGCGCCACGGCCCTCGATTTCGAGCGCCTCTACTTCATCCCCGGCGATTATCAGGTGCGCGACATCTGGGCCGCCCAGGACCTCGGCCTGCGCAGCGAATTGAAGCGTATCGAGCGCACGCTTGAGCCGCACGACGTGATCTTTCTGCGCCTGAACAAGGTCGACTGACCCTACCCGCTTCGCCCATGACGCCATTTCCGAAAAACTTCTTCTGGGGCGCCGCTGCCGCCTCTTACCAGATCGAGGGCTGGGGCCGCGACAGCGGGATCGGTCGCTCGGTGTGGGACCAATTCTGCGACACGCCGGGCAAGGTCTTTGCCGGTAACGACGGCTCGGTCGCCTGCGACCACTACCACCGCTATGCGGACGACGTGCGCATGATGGCCGACCTCGGCCTGCAGGCCTACCGGCTCTCGATCTCGTGGCCGCGCGTGATCCCCCAAGGCACCGGGGCAGTCAACGCCAAGGGCCTCGACTTCTACGATCGGCTGGTCGATGCGCTGCTGGCGGCAAACATCCGCCCGTGGGTGACGCTCTTTCACTGGGATTACCCCCTTGCGCTCTACGACCGGGGGGGCTGGCTGAATGCGGACAGTCCGCAGTGGTTTGCCGACTACGCCCGCGTGGTGGTCGACCGCCTTTCGGACCGCGTGCAAAACTGGTTCACGCTCAACGAGCCGCAGTGCTCCGTGCTGCTGGGCCATCAGGATGGCGTGCACGCGCCCGGCCTGAAGCTGGGCCGCCGCGACATCCTGCGCATCAACCATCACCACATGGTCGCCCACGGTCTCGCGGTACAGGTGATCCGCAGCCACAGCCAGTCCCCCGCCCAGATCGGCGCGGCTCCGGTGGGCGTGATCAAGATCCCGCGCACGGAGAGCCCGGAAGACATCGCTGCCGCCCGCGCCGCCACCTTCGCCGTCAATCAGCAGGGCCTCTGGTGCACCACGCCCTATACCGACCCGATGGTGCTCGGCCAATACCCCGAAGAGCTGCACCCGGAGCTGCCGGAAGGCGCGCTCGACGATCTCGATACCATCCGCCAGCCGCTCGACTTCTTTGGCGCCAACATCTACCACGCCGACCTCGTGGAGGCGGACGGCCAAGGCGGTTGGCGCAATCTGGAATTCCCGGTGGGCCACCCCCGCACGCCGATGGACTGGAACGTCGTGCCCGAAGCGCTCTACTGGGGCCCGAAGTTCCTGCACGAGCGGTATAACCTTCCGGTCGTGATCACCGAAAATGGCATGGCCAACCCCGATTGGGTCGATTGCGACGGCCATGTGCGCGACGGTCAGCGGATCGACTTTGTGCGGCGCTACCTGCGCAACTACCGCCGCGCCATCGACGAAGGGGTGCCCGCGTTGGGCTATTTCTACTGGTCGATCATGGACAACTTCGAGTGGGCGTTTGGCTACAGCAAACGCTTCGGCCTCGTGCATGTGGACTACCAGACGCAACAGCGCACGCTCAAAGACTCCGCCCACTGGTATCGCGAACTGATTCGCCAGCATGGCGCCAACCTGTAAAAAAGGCGGTATGTTACCCACCCTGCGCTCACTCTTCATCACCGGGTTGCTGGCGGCCAGCGCGTACGCCGAAGTCCGCCTGCCCTCGATCTTTGGCGACCACATGGTCATCCAGCGCGACAGCGAGCTGGTCGTGTGGGGGCGCGCCAAGGCTCTCGAAAAAGTCACTGTCCGCCCGAGCTGGACGGACGAGATCTTTACCTACGATACGCCATCGAACGGCCAGTGGCGGGTGACGATCCCGACGCCGTCGGCGGGTGGCCCGCACCGGCTGGTGGTCGAGGGCTATAATCGGATTGAGCTCAACGACATTCTCGCCGGCGAAGTCTGGCTTGCGTCGGGGCAGTCCAACATGGAGTGGACGGCGATGAGCGGGATCGAGCAGCGCGACGAGGCCATCGCCACCGCCGATTATCCACAGATCCGCCTCTTCACCGCCCAGCAGGCGACGGCCGAGCATCGGCAATACGATGTGGATGGCGCGTGGCAGGTGACGACGCCCGACAGCATGCGCTATTTCAGCGCTGTAGCCTACTTCTTTGGTCGTGAGCTACATGAAGAGCTGCAGGTGCCGGTGGGCCTCATCTCCAGCAGCTGGGGCGGCACGCCGGCAGAGGTCTGGACGGTGCCCGAAAAGATCGAGAGCGATCCTGCCTTGTTGCAAGCCGCCGAAGCACTCGAGCCCGTGCCGTGGGGCCCGGTAGCCCGTGGCGTAGCCTATCACGCGATGATCGAGCCGCTGATCCCTTACCGTATCCGTGGCACGCTCTGGTATCAGGGCGAAGGCAATGTCGGCCACGCCGAGACCTACGACGAGCTGATGGAAGCACTGGTGGGGGGCTGGCGCGAGCAGTGGGGCTACGATTTCCCGTTCTTCTGGGCGCAGATCGCACCGTGGAAGGGTTACGGCGAATACCCCTCCGGCGCGGAACTGCGGGACGCACAGCGCCGGGCCTTGCGCATCCCGGAAAGCGGCATGGTCGTAACGCATGATATTGGCGACCTCGACGATATCCACCCGCGTAACAAGCACGACGTGGGGCATCGCTTTGCCCTGCTCGCGCTCGACCAGGTGTATGGCAAGGATGTCGTCTCGTCGGGCCCGCTTTACCGCCAGATGCGAGTGCGCAGAGACGCCATCGAGGTCGAATTCGACTATGCTGACGGCCTGGTGGAGACAGGTGCCCTGACGGATTTCCAGATCGCGGGAGAAGACCGTATCTTCCACCCGGCCAAGGCGACGATTACCGATCGCGATACCGTGCTGGTGTCTTCACCCGAAGTGCCTTCGCCCGTAGCGGTGCGCTTTGGCTGGAGCAATGCCACCAACCCCACCCTTTTCAATGCCGCCGGGCTCCCTGCCTCCACCTTCCGCACGGATGACTGGCCGCCGCCCGCCGCCGAATAATCTGCTACCGACATGCACAAAACCCTTTGCCTACCCATCCTGTTACTGGCCATGAACCACGTCACCGCCCATCCAGAACTCGTCGACCCCAAGGCCAATGCGCAGACCGTGGCGCTCTACGAGAACCTCCGGGCGGTGGCGGCTGATCATGTGTTGTTTGGCGCCCAGAATACCACCGCCTACGGGCATGGCTGGGTAGGCAAACCGGGCGACGGCCAGTCCGACGTCAAGGCAGTGACGGGCTCCTTCCCTGCCGTCTATGGCTGGGATCTGCAGGATCTCACACAAGCCTCTCACGTCGAGGAGCAAAGCTACAACCTCTCGCAGACCAACTTAGTGGCGTGGTGCAAGGAAGCTTACGAACGCGGCGGCGTGATCACCTTTGCCTGGCACATGGAAAACCCCGTGACTGGCGGCAGCTTCTATGACTTGACGCCTGCCGCCGCCACGATGTTGCCCGGTGGAGACAACCACCAGAGCTACCTCCAGACGCTGGACCGCGTGGCAGACTTCTTCAAGGAACTGGCGCCCGTGCCCGTGATCTTCCGCCCTTTCCACGAACACAACGGAGACTGGTTCTGGTGGGGCAAGGGCTTTGTGACGGAGGAGGAATACATGCAGCTGTGGCGCATGACGGTCCACTACCTGCGCGATGAAAAGGGCGTGCACAACCTGCTCTATGCGTTCTCGCCCGACCGCAGCCGCATGGACCTGAGCGAGGGAGAAGAAGCCTACTTTTACGCCTACCCGGGAGACGCTTACGTCGACATCCTGGGGATCGACAACTACTGGGATGTCGGCCACTCCGCCAACGAGGCCTCGCCCAAGCAAAACCATGCCGATTTTGTGCGCAGCCTGGAGATGGTGGTGCAGTTGGCCACCGCGCGCGACAAGATCCCTGCCTTGACGGAAACGGGTATGGATACGCTGCCCAACCCGCAGTGGTATACGGAGGTGTTGCTGGCCGGCCTGAATGCCAACGCCACGACCCGCCGCATTGCCTACGCGCAAGTGTGGCGCAATGCCAACAAGGAGCTGGAGGGCCGCGATCACTTTTACGTGCCCTACCCCGGCCACCCCGCCGCAGAAGACTTTGTGAAGTTCAAGCAGAGCGGGCTGATCCTGTTCGAGGACGAACTGCCCGACCTCTACCGCGAAACCAAGGCTGGCAAAGAAGCAAAGGAGTAGCGACTACGCCCCGCTCTCGGCTTCCTGATCGAGTTCGAGGGCCAGCGCCAGCCCTGTGCGCAGGGCTTCTACGCGCTCGGCGGGCGTAAACGCACCGGGCGCCTCCAGCGTGTAGGAGACCGTCGGTGCACGTTTGACCAGCCAGATGGCTTCGGGCCAGCCCTGCGGCTCGTCCGGCTCCGGCTCATGCAGGATCAGGCCCGGCGCGGCCAGGAGATGGTCGTCCACCGGGCCAGTAGTCTGCAAGCGGATGTGGCGGCCCAATCGCTCGGCTAGCGTTTGGGCAAAGCATGTATTGGAGCTGGTGTTGAGCGCGTAGAGGTAGAGCCCTTGCGCTTCCCAGTCTTCATGCAGCGAGAGGTGGAAAACGCAGGAGGCGGACTGCCGTTGCCACCACGCCACGAGCGCCTTGGCCTCGGCGCTGCGTTGCTGCAAAAAATCGCGATTAAGATCAATCCCGGCGTGATTCTCGCGGGTGCCGGCCACCAGCCCCGTGGGGTTCAGGGCGGGAGCAATGACCCACGAGCGGTGGGTCGGCAGCTCGTGTCGGCGCAGGTAGTCCAGCAAGGCCAACGGCCCTGCCGGCTCGTCGCCATGGATCCCGGCCGAAATAAAGCCGCGACAGCCGTCGACCACCTCGCCCGGGGTCTGCCAGATACGGATCGGCCCGACTGCCGTCTCCACCACCGTCTCACCCACGAGGCCCCGCTGCGCTGCGGTCGCCTCGAAGTCGGCCAGATATTGGGGATAGTCGAACGGTTTCATGGCATTACCCCCCTGCAAGGGAGTCTGCCTAACTTCATTTCACGCTCGGCGGCGATCCGCAAGCGAAAGAGCCCCGCCTGCATCCAGACCTCTAGCTTCAATGGACGGTATTCAAGGTCTTCCCAAACGATCGGGGTGCGCTTCTCTGCGCAACTCCCGATCAGGATTTTTGAACGAAGGCACGCTTGAGGTCACGAGAGCTAGCGAAGGAACCAAAGTAAACGTGCAAACTTAGCTCAGAGGTTGTGACGGTAGCGTAACGCCAGGCCGGTTAAGCTAATCTGTTCAACAATACTATGAGTGCCAAATTTGAACGTTATAAAATCAAACAGTTTGCGCCAGCACCGCTGTAAATTCCTTCCAGAATGCTTCAGACAACCGAAAACCTGAAGATTTGCCCCCGCAGAAACAGCGAGAAGTAAAAACAAAAAATGCTCGCAAACCCGCAGCGGCAGCGAAATCGCACCGGCCTCCCCGTTACGACCGACCCGGCGAATCAGCCAATATAACCAAATCTAATTCGCATCATCAGCATATCAACGCCGCCTAATTGACTCTTCTTGCATCAGTTTCCTTTTCGCCAAAAAGTTACGATAAAGGCGTTGTGCCGAGAGGGAGGATGAGCCTTATCCTCGGTCCTGAATCCGTGACCTTCGTTTGATTTCTCTCACATGAATAAGTTCCTTGCCTCTCTCTCGATCCTGGGTGTCGCTGCGGCTAGCCAAGCCTATGCGCTCTGGGGCGTTAGTGCCGACAATTCGCTGATCAAGTTCGATGCCAGCAATCCGAGCGTGATCCAGAGCCGCACGGCCATTACCGGGCTGAACGATCCGTTCGCGTCGATCCTCGACTTCGACTACAACCCCAACGACGGCTATTTCTACGGCGTCGACACCGGCGCGAACGTTTACCGCATCCGCTCCAACGGCGTTGCGACCCAGATCGGCAGCTTTGGCCCCAGCGGCTACGACGCCGATATGGCCTACGATCCGTTCTTTGGCAACTTCCGCTGGGTCAGCGATTTCGCCGAGAATGCGATGCTCGAGCTCGATGGCTCCTTCAGCTTTGGCGGCGACTTCTTTTACAGCGTCGACGACGTGAACTTCGGCAATACGCCTTCGCTGACCGGCATCGGGATCGACCCCGACTTCGGCGAAATGTACATGATCGATCCCGAGCTCGACGTGCTGGTGCAGACCTTCGACCCCGATGGCGGCGAACTCTTCACCATCGGCAGTCTCGGCCTCGACATCACCGGCTTCTCCTCGTTGGTGATCGACGACAATGGCAACCTGTTTGCCGCCCTGTCCGTCGACGGCTTCACCTCCGGCCTCTACTCGATCGATCTGATGACCGGCGCCGCCACCTGGATCGGCGAATTCGGCGAAGGCATCAACGCCATCGCCGTGCCGGAGCCCCGCGTCTACGCCGCCCTCGCCGGGCTGCTCGCGCTGGGCCTCGCCGTAATCCGCCGCCGCCGCTAAGGCCGCGCATTTTCTCCTGATTGTCTTCGTTACTTAGGTCTCTCATGAAGTATACCCTCCTCCTCCTTGGCGCGACGACCTTGTCCGCGTCTCTCTTCGGCGGTTACAAGACCACCGAGCCCTCCTACCTGAACGCCGTCGCTGGTGCCGACTTCACTTTCGAAGCGTTGTTGACCACCGGTGACCGGATCCCGATGACGGGTGGCACGCCGAGCGAAGAATACACGATGGTCGGCATTCCCGACGCGATGGGCATCTATCGCGACCCGGTCACCGCCGAGCCGATCCTGTTCCTTGCTCACGAGCTGCCCAGTGGCCGCACTTCCCAGCCGATCGTCGGCGGCGACACCTACATTGGTTCCCTCGTCTCCCGCTTTGTGCTCGACTCGACCGATGGCTCCCTCGTGAGTGGCGGCCTCGCTCACCAGGCCCTCTACCTCGAGAACGCCTTCTACAGCCCCGAGCCTCCCAAGCAAGGCGACTCCACGTCCTTTACCCGTTTTTGCTCCGGCTCGTTCGCGGGCCCGATGCACGGGATGGATCGCCCGATCTTCCTCACCAACGAGGAAAGCAGCGGCGGCACCTTCGACGCAGCCGGCTCCCAAGCCGTGGCCATCTTCGACGGCGAGATGCACACCCTGCCGGCTCTTGGCCGTGTAGTGCGTGAAACGACCATCGTTCAGCCCCGCCGCGACCGCTACTCCGTAGTGATCTCGTCCGAAGACGGTGGCTTTCCTTCCTACGTTTACATGTATGTGGGCACCAAGCAGCGCTCGGGCGATGCGCTGACCAAGAATGGCTTCACCGGTGGCAAGATCTACGTGCTCGGCGGTAATGGTGCCGACGCTGGCAAGAATGCCTCCACCTTCACCGAAGGCTCGATCAATGCCCGTTGGATCGAAGTGCCCAACGCCGCCAACCTGACCGACGCCGAGCTGAAGCTGGCTGCCGACGCGGCGGGTGGTTTCGGCTTTGTGCGCGTGGAAGATATGGAATTCGACCCGCAAGACCCGACCCGTCGCCTCTTCGTCGCCACCACGGGTGGTTACGGCCCAAACAGGCTCGGTCGTCTCTACGAAGTGAGCATCAACCCGCGCCAGCCTTGGGCCACGGGGTCGATGGACGTGATCTACAACTCCGACCTCGTCGTGACCCCTGGCGGCACGATGCAGAACGCCTTCTCCGGCCCCTTCTACTCCGCCAATGGCGGGACGGAAGTGCAGCCCGAGTATGTGGGTGGCGATATCAATTCCGGCATCAACTACCCGGTGAGCATCGACAATATCGCGGTGAACGATAACTACATCGTGATCTGCGAAGACACGAACAGCCCGGCCAATGCCGTCTACGCCCAATACAGCCGCAACGGCGGCGTGTGGACGCTCGATCGCAACAATGGCTACGCCGCCAAGTTCCAGTCGCAGTTCAACCTGGATTACGCCGAAGCTCGCGACAATGTGAGCCTCAGCGCCGGCCAGTGGGAAGCCTCCGGTGTGATCGACGCCAGCGCCATCTTCGGCCCGGACACCTTCGTGATCAACGTCCAGGCCCACGGCACCGACCGCACAAACGCTCCCGACGGCATGGGCGGCTACCTTACCAAGCAGCAAGCGGACGCCCGCTTTGCCGAAGACGGCCAGCTGCTGATCATGCGCGCGAACTAAGCTTCGTCGCCTTCTAACGTTTCCCGCCATCCGACTGGTCCTATCCCGGTCGGATGTGCCTGTCTCCCGAGTTCGCTTCGCATCCTGACCTGACTTCTTCCCATGCCTTCAACTGCCACCACCGCCAAAGCTCCGGCCTGGGGCTGGATCCTGACCAGTCTGAGCGCCTTGGAAGCGGTCGTCTTTGCCCTGCTGGCCCACTTCCAGCAATTGCCTTTCGCCTATCCCGTAGCGGCCCTAGCCACCTGGGTGGCAGCCCTGCAGCTAAACCTGCTCCTGCCACCGGCCACCCCTGCCGTTGCCGCCCGGCCCAAGGGGTTCTGGGCGCGCCTGCTGCATCGCCTGCGTCAGATCCTCCCTGACACCATGCGCGCTTTTCGCCGCTGCCTGGTCGCGACCGGCGCGCTGGCGGCTTTGGCGCTCATGCTGCCTTTCCTCCTGCAGATCCGCGCGGGGCTGCACGCCTCGGAGACGCTGGAGCAGATGAATTTCCCTGCGGTGGTGCTGCTCGTGGCGGCCTTCCTCGGCTACTTCGGGCGTCTCTATGCCCAGCTCTCCGAGCCCGATGCCGACCGCGTCGCGCAGCTGCGCCTCGATGTATTGGGCGGGGTCCACCAGCTCGCCGCAGCCGTGTTTGGCCTGCTGGCGGTGGTCCTGTTTGTGGAGCTGTATGCCGGGTTGCTGATCCACCCCTGGGTAGCTCTGGTCTTGTGCCTGCTGCTTGGCTTCTGGATCATCGAAACACTGCTGCGCTGGGCCCTGCGCTTTTACCAGCCGCGCCGCATCTGGCTGCAGGCGCCTCCACTGGGCACCACCCAGCCCATGCGCCTGCTGATACCCCGCAGCCACCCGCTGTGGCAACGCGTGGACGTGGGCGATGCAGAAGCACTCTTCAAGCTGTCGGAGATGTGGTTTTTGCCCAGCATCCTGCGTGCACTGCCCGCCCTCGCGGCTACGGTCGCCGTCCTGAGCTGGGTGGCATCGTCTTTCCATAGCGTGCCACTGGGCCACCAAGGGCTGCACCAGCACCTTGGCCGGACGCAAGACCAACTGCTGCAACCGGGCCTGCACGTCACCCTCCCCTTCCCGTTTGGCCGGGTCGAGACCATTCCCGCCGACGAGTTGCGCATGGTCGTGCTCGGGCTACAGGCCGACACCGGCGAGCCGATCCTCTGGAATCGCGACCATTATGTGGGCGAGGTCAACCAACTCGTGGGGGTGGGCGAAGAGCTGCTGACGATCAGCGTGCCGATCTACTACCACATCAAAGACCCGCGCAGCTACTTCCTGAATACGACCAACCCGGAAGTCACCGTCTCGCAAGCCGGTTATCAGGCGCTTTTGCACCACACGTTGCACGAATCGGCCTTCGGCATCATGACAACCGAGCGCGAGGACCTGCAGCAGGCGTTGCATGAAGCGATCCAGGCCGAGCTCGACTCCAAGCAGTCGGGCATCTCGATCGACCTCGTGTGCCTGCGCGACATCCACCCGCCGGTCGAAGTCGGCCCGAGCTACCAGGAAGTCGTGAGCGCAGAGGAAGACCGCGAGGCATATATCCACGATGGTCAGGCCTACCAGAGCCAGAACCTCCCGCGCGCCCAGTCTCAGCAGTTCAAGCTGATGGCGCAGGCCGATGCCAAGCATGCCGAGCGCGTCTCCCAGGCGAACGGCGAGGCCAACAGCTTCCTGAGCGTAGAGGCCAGTTATCAGGATGCGCCGGAAGTCTTTCGCGTGCGCAAGACCTATGAGGCCTTCGACGAGAGCCTCAGCGGCGTCAAAAAGCTGGTGGTCGACGAGAGCTTCCAGGGCTCCATCCCCGCCTACATCGACGTGCGCAAGACGCTCAACCCCGATTTGATCAACGAAAGCATCCCGGCCGTGCAGACGCTCATCCCTGCCCTGCAGGCCAAGCCTACCGAATTTGACCGCGCCGTCGATGGCTACCTGCGGGCCGGCACGGGTGCCATCCCGGCCGTCAACCCGCGCCAGGCCGACGCAGACTACCTTCTGGAGGAATAACCCATGAGCTCCGAAAGCAACGAAACACCTTCGCGCCAATGGCTCGGTCGCCTCGCCCTCTTTGGGCTGGGGGCTGTCGTCGTCACCCTCACCTCAGCCAGCTTTATGCTGCGCGACAACGAGCGGGGCGTCGTGCTGCGCTTCGGCAAGCCGGTGCGCGAAGTCGACCAGGCGGGCTGGTATGCCAAGCTGCCCTGGCCGATGGAACAGGTCGAGCGTATCGACAGTCGCCTCCAATACGGCGAGATCCGCCTTTCCGAGACGCTGACACGCGACAAGCGCAACATCATCGTGCCGATGTACTACGCCTGGCGCGTGGAAGACCCGCTGCAATTTCTCCGCAGCGTCGGCACGCTGGAGTCGGGCAACGAAAAGCTGGACGCAATCATCTCCAGCGCCCGCAATTCCGCGCTGGGCCGTACCGATTACGCCTCCCTCGTATCGGTAGAAGAGAGCCGCGAGACGATGGCGGCGCTCGAAGGGCAAATCCTTGCCCAGGCCAGCGCCGACGCCCGCGAATACCTCGGCATCGGCCTGAGCAGCGTGGGCGTATTGCAGCTCAACCTGCCGGAGAACAACACCGAGTCGGTCTTCCGCCGGATGCGGGCCGAACGCAAGCGCGAGGCCTCCCAATACCGCGCCGAGGGCAAGAGCGAAGCCGAACGCCTGCGCGCCGATACCGACAAGCAAACGGCTATCCTCCTCGCCGAGGCCAAACGCTACGCCGAGGAAAAACACGGTGAGGCCGAGGCCACGGCCGCACGCATCTACGCCAGCGCCCACAGTCAGGATCTTGAGTTTTACCTCTTCATGCGTC
It encodes:
- a CDS encoding mechanosensitive ion channel yields the protein MMTFDTILGTLSRPLAIEVWVIAAAALLSWAVARLLIRKRQEGLSERAAELVASWGVPLVVTFGTAVAGAFLAIFGHASDLVWRFSILVLLWVLVGLVGRRIPDLHLSRAARLVAYLITAELLLPPVSLIKDQLEGMHFAMGTLYINMLGVLNGIVVLLVALWVGFGLGNLLEKRLDTFDLSPSVKVLSGKLIRIALIAVAALAATDAMGVDVTVLTFLGGGLGLGLGLGLQKVVSNLFSGFVLLADKSIKPGDVIEIDGTYGWINNLKGRYVSIITRDGKEHLIPNEDLITQRVINWSYSASDVRVRLPLGVSYNSDVHLVRDLVLRAAKETPRVLQDPPPNCLMVGYGDSSVDFELRFWINDPSNGVSNVRSQLYFKIWDLFKEHDIEIPFPQQDVHFRSPESIRVRLVEDDAKPPREED
- a CDS encoding glycoside hydrolase family 27 protein, whose protein sequence is MKLRLPFAGALLALACLLPAAQAQKFEGLAQTPPMGWNSWNTFETHIDEELVKDVAQAMIDSGMRDAGYNYIVLDDGWMAMERDEEGNLVADPNKFPSGMKALGDYLHEHGFKFGLYNCAGSKTCAGYPGSQGHEFQDARNYASWGVDYLKYDWCFTEGRDAKEAYTTMSRALKKAGRPVVFSLCEWGQNQPWKWAKGVGHLWRTSGDIIDCYDCVERWSHGWKVILDIQMDREEGHEGLEKYAGPGHWNDPDMLEVGNPGLTVAESRAHFSLWCMIAAPLIAGNDVRNMSEPIRQILTNREAIAIDQDKAGKQGWRFSQDGEREIWVRELSEGDWAVCVLNASDDRRATALDFERLYFIPGDYQVRDIWAAQDLGLRSELKRIERTLEPHDVIFLRLNKVD
- a CDS encoding GH1 family beta-glucosidase; protein product: MTPFPKNFFWGAAAASYQIEGWGRDSGIGRSVWDQFCDTPGKVFAGNDGSVACDHYHRYADDVRMMADLGLQAYRLSISWPRVIPQGTGAVNAKGLDFYDRLVDALLAANIRPWVTLFHWDYPLALYDRGGWLNADSPQWFADYARVVVDRLSDRVQNWFTLNEPQCSVLLGHQDGVHAPGLKLGRRDILRINHHHMVAHGLAVQVIRSHSQSPAQIGAAPVGVIKIPRTESPEDIAAARAATFAVNQQGLWCTTPYTDPMVLGQYPEELHPELPEGALDDLDTIRQPLDFFGANIYHADLVEADGQGGWRNLEFPVGHPRTPMDWNVVPEALYWGPKFLHERYNLPVVITENGMANPDWVDCDGHVRDGQRIDFVRRYLRNYRRAIDEGVPALGYFYWSIMDNFEWAFGYSKRFGLVHVDYQTQQRTLKDSAHWYRELIRQHGANL
- a CDS encoding sialate O-acetylesterase codes for the protein MLPTLRSLFITGLLAASAYAEVRLPSIFGDHMVIQRDSELVVWGRAKALEKVTVRPSWTDEIFTYDTPSNGQWRVTIPTPSAGGPHRLVVEGYNRIELNDILAGEVWLASGQSNMEWTAMSGIEQRDEAIATADYPQIRLFTAQQATAEHRQYDVDGAWQVTTPDSMRYFSAVAYFFGRELHEELQVPVGLISSSWGGTPAEVWTVPEKIESDPALLQAAEALEPVPWGPVARGVAYHAMIEPLIPYRIRGTLWYQGEGNVGHAETYDELMEALVGGWREQWGYDFPFFWAQIAPWKGYGEYPSGAELRDAQRRALRIPESGMVVTHDIGDLDDIHPRNKHDVGHRFALLALDQVYGKDVVSSGPLYRQMRVRRDAIEVEFDYADGLVETGALTDFQIAGEDRIFHPAKATITDRDTVLVSSPEVPSPVAVRFGWSNATNPTLFNAAGLPASTFRTDDWPPPAAE
- a CDS encoding glycosyl hydrolase, whose translation is MHKTLCLPILLLAMNHVTAHPELVDPKANAQTVALYENLRAVAADHVLFGAQNTTAYGHGWVGKPGDGQSDVKAVTGSFPAVYGWDLQDLTQASHVEEQSYNLSQTNLVAWCKEAYERGGVITFAWHMENPVTGGSFYDLTPAAATMLPGGDNHQSYLQTLDRVADFFKELAPVPVIFRPFHEHNGDWFWWGKGFVTEEEYMQLWRMTVHYLRDEKGVHNLLYAFSPDRSRMDLSEGEEAYFYAYPGDAYVDILGIDNYWDVGHSANEASPKQNHADFVRSLEMVVQLATARDKIPALTETGMDTLPNPQWYTEVLLAGLNANATTRRIAYAQVWRNANKELEGRDHFYVPYPGHPAAEDFVKFKQSGLILFEDELPDLYRETKAGKEAKE